The sequence CTTTGCCCAGTTTTGCATACAAATCTGAGATTAGTAATGCTTATTACATTGACAGgttgtttaaaaatgtgattttatttatttatctactttAGAACACCGTGTCCCCATAGGTCTCCTTGTTAAACAGCTTTTTAGCTGTTAGAAAACTAACAGAAATGCTCAGAAAAGGCAgggaaaatctaattaaaattattCTCAACTGTCCTTGTAATTGGCAAAATGTGGATTCTtcagtagtgtaaaaaaaaagaaaaaagaaaagcatctcCAGATATTAATTTCTGCATCAGCCATTGAAAACTTCATGTTGGTTGACCATTCAGCGGGATGCTGTCATAGGGCATTTACAAGCTCAAGAATAACATCCTAATGCACGGTCATACTCTCCAACCATCTCTGACAGGCAGACAAGGCATACCTGACTTTGTTGACATTACTTATTAAAGCTGAGGTACAAGATGCTTCGGAAAAGCTCAAAGTTCATGACATTTTCAGCACTGTCTGTTTATTTCTCGATATTTACTTTGAAGGTTAAACTGGCCTCTACCAATAATTGCGCTGTTTTCTCCCTCATGATCATTGCAAATCAAATGTAGACCTTTTCAGAACACGCTGATGTGTTTTAAAGGACTAATGCTTGATTCATTGTTCTGACAGATGGGCTGAAGCTCAAAAGACTGCAAATACTGCATTCATAAGAAAGGACTTCACCGCACATAAAAGATGAAAGATAAATGACCATTAGATGAGTAAGCCCACTACATTTTCTCATTTATAGATTTTAACCAAAGGACTCTATAGCTAAAACCAGTTTTTGAAAGGAGGAGACAGATATGAAGACATTATTTTCTGTCTATTTTCTGTCCTCTTTGTCCACTTATGTCTTGAACCAAAATAACACTGTAATTTGAGTTGCCTCTAGTTtaagtaataattattatgtttataagATTATGGAAGTATAttaatgacaaatgtctttgaaaaaaaaatatacataataaatacttgctatttctttataattaattgtaatatctagcaatttctgagtggaaATTAATTCCCCACCAAAGTTTTTTAGTGGATAGAACTTTTTCTTTTTGTGGTTCTCCAAAGAGCCTTTTAGTGAATAGTTCTTAAAACTACCACTTTTTAATGGTTTGAGGAACATTTTAATACTCTGGATAatcttttttttccaatataacctttttttttttgcaatggaaaGATACCATGAATGTGAAATGATCTTCATGGAAGCATCAATGCTAATAAAtgacctttatttttaggagtataattgtggggggggggggggggggagggggggttctTGGCGATGCATTACGTTAACAATgctttcattttaatgcattataattttagggcttgcattttttttggggggggggattttatgtaaatgtaacatatttaGGCACCTATTCAATTGGTCAAATTTCACacaattttgttattaaaatttatattaaatattcagctttgaatttttcaaaatatgcagTTTAAAAACATCACCCATATCATTACATTTCTGTCCATTTTATTTCGTTTTACAGATtcacttacagaaaaaaaaaaatggttgttttaTATTCAACcaaatgcagattttatttattttttagtttcagGCAATTCCGGATGCTTTTTCATATATTCATCATTAATTTATTTCCACAGAAATTTGACATGACCGTTTCCCacctactgtatttaaaaaaaaaaaaaaaaaattatggatttGGTTTTGGATGCAAATGACACCTTCACACTCTTGTTCATCAAGTTCAGTAGgtatttaaatctaaattagattTGCACTTATAATTTGCTCATGGCTTACAGTGTATTGAAGTTATGCATTTAATCCGTTTCATTAGAGGATCAAACCTGTCACCTTGCTGTTGCTAGCAGCATGATCTACAGGAACACAGTAAACATGAACAGCCctgtttaaacattttcatgGCTCTGGCATTAGTGCTgtgatgatttctgaatgactgGGGAGAGAGCTGAGTGTTCAATATTTGCTTATGGTTACACACTGTAGTGCATCAAAAAAGCAAGAAAATCctattttcacctttttttttttaaccatagaGAGTTATGCATTTAATTAACTCTTCCTACTGCAAGTTTTGTGCATCAAATGAGAAAGATATTAAACAAGTTTCTCCACTGGCCTTGAGAGgtatccaaaaaataaataaaaaataaactaaaattgtaGTTTGTAGTTTTCACTGTATGAACAGAATCTGAATTAACTTCCCGTACTGCAGCACTGAGAatgaaagtgataaaaaaataaatacaaatgatgattcatttaatttgttttcctcTGTTACATTTTGTGAGATTTGATGACACACCTCATCAGTCACTGTATGCTTTACGGGTTTCTATTTCATATCAAGATTAACTTGGTTGAGTGTTTTAAACAGTAACGGGAGGGCaatgaacaaaacaaatgctGTGCTAAAAGCTGTGACACTGAACGAGAGCTTCTCACTTATTCTGTTTAAGGGGTTCTAAATATATTCAAGCATTTCATGTCAAAAGCAATGAGCTACAGTACATACAACTTTGTATTTTacccatattttatattttttaatattttaagagcaCTGGGTCTTAATTAGTTTGAGGTGTTCTGTTCTGTCCTTTTGTCCTGCAAACTGGTTCAAAAGGATAGTtaccccaaaattgaaaattatgtcatcatttactcaccctccaaacATATATGAAATGTTCACAAGTTTGAGATTGTTAAgattttcaatgcatttaaagtaagtctcttatgctcgccAATAGTTAAAACTTtgcaaaaaattaattatttcaatttaaaacagctgttttcatattttaatatatattaaaatgtaatttattcctttgatggcaaagctgacagTACAGTCCATGGGAATTTCTGGAAGAAAAGCTATCTGCATGTTCTTCTGaatttatgttccacagaagaaaaacgGGCGTACATTTTTGGAACAATATCAgagtgaggaaatgatgacagaatttaaatttctaAGTGAAATATCCCTTGGAGATGTATTCATTCGTCAGAAGAAGGTCCTCTCTCAGTCCCATCTGAAGTCATGACCCACCATTTCATAAAATTTCACATTGAATGGCCTATAAAATTCTCTAAGCTGCTCAATGACTTCCTGGTCAATCTGAACGTGAGTTCTACCCTTGGACTTGCCCAGACAGCGGGGCTGGCTGCTGCTTTCCGGCTTTTTCAGGCACGGGAAGCCTTTCGTTCGGTTGAAGTAGAAGTGCTTGTCCGTGATGATGCGTTTGAGCCCTAGGAAATCCTGCACCCGTCCCAGCTCTCCAGCCGGATCCGTGATGAGCTGCTCTCCGCTGACAAAATGGATCTGCGATAGACGGAAGTATTGCAGCCAGTTCTCCAAGTGGAGGATGTACATGCCTATGCGGATAGCATTCCAGGAGGTGTCCACGATGCCTTGACTCCTGTTCTTGAAAACTAGTTCCTCAAAAGAAGGGATGTCGGGCTTCTTTGATAGGGTCTGTGTGTAGTCGGAGATCACCCTCGTGACAGGGTTCCGCACCACTACAATCAGCTTTGTTTCGCGAGACATGTTTGAGATGCGCCGCGGTGCCTCGCGTGTCACAAAGTAACTTGGTGTTTTCTCCATGGTGATCTGGCTGTCCAGAGTACGTGGCATAAGGCCTCTGTGAAAAGACAAACAgaaatattcatcaaaatgaatgtaCTATATAAAGTAGATAAGGTTTACAACATTAGTTTTCCATTTAAGCCACCTACATTGACATTGGCACTCTTGCTTAATATGTGTAAGACAATTTATGAAAATATagcatgtataaataaaatacaaatacgaATAcaattattatcttttaatttgtatacttttattgaaacaataataaatacataaaaatatatattcttatgatgaaaaaaatatttccatacAGGCATTTGGCAGATGCATTTATTGAAGGCAACTTGCAATTAtcatctttttatacattttctggTAAGTGATGACTTTGCCATTCTTAgtgcaatttattttttacattattgtttttttttttctttttatttaattagctttaattaaaacaataattaaatattaaaaatatcgcCATTGTtagttcaatatatatttttttacattattttatttttatttttatttaattaactttaattaaaacaataattaaatatttcaaaatattaatttcagcatttgGCAGATCCTTTTGTCCACAGCttcttgcattgcattcaagctataaAATTagtgcattaaaatgcattaatcttTTGTCTTACACTGAGTTAGAGAAAGGTAATAATTTGCATTCAACAGATGGAATAACAGaaactcttttaaatgtcaaacataacAGCAAACACTAACAGGTCTTTCCctttactgataataataataacttaaatctCCTTTCTCCTTTCAATATTCTCCCAAAGTTCTTCATATCCAGTCCTATAAAAACCATGCTAGGAAGTAGAAATCCTCTTCCCAATTTTTGAagttacttaataataataataataataataaaatcaataaacaaataaatctgtTTAATTTGCAATTTTAAGTTGATGTAATGATCAACATTATGTCAATAGAACTCATCAAAATAATATTGTCATATAATgcaacttaaaaaatgtaaattgaatCAACAAATGTAGAATTTTTTTGTTGCATTCATCTAAGTTTTGGTAAATAATGCTATTATTATTGCCCATACTTAGCAAAAGTACTAACCACAAACCCAAGTATTCAAGTTCAGCA comes from Carassius auratus strain Wakin chromosome 3, ASM336829v1, whole genome shotgun sequence and encodes:
- the hs3st2 gene encoding heparan sulfate glucosamine 3-O-sulfotransferase 2, with translation MAYRFLSSRIVPSSNRLNRRFIFIFTISLSFTYLCYSILFCSGTIMPNQRLEEHRCVHLKNMGSKKLLQKSHYCTISAKARVISDETRAVGLLNLTGNQSKHSAFQKTKDVVDHKQSNNSNSPKYGNKKLPNALIVGVKKGGTRAVLEFIRIHPDVRALGTEPHFFDRNYDKGFDWYRGLMPRTLDSQITMEKTPSYFVTREAPRRISNMSRETKLIVVVRNPVTRVISDYTQTLSKKPDIPSFEELVFKNRSQGIVDTSWNAIRIGMYILHLENWLQYFRLSQIHFVSGEQLITDPAGELGRVQDFLGLKRIITDKHFYFNRTKGFPCLKKPESSSQPRCLGKSKGRTHVQIDQEVIEQLREFYRPFNVKFYEMVGHDFRWD